GCGACCCTGCTGGCGCAAGTTTTCACCCCGGCCGAAATCCTCGACTACGCCTGGCGCTTTCCCTTCCTGCTCGGCGGTGTGTTTGGCGTGATTGGCGTGTGGCTGCGCCGCTGGCTCAGCGAAACCCCGGTGTTCCTCGAAATGCAGGCCCGCCGCCAGGCCGCCGCCGAACTCCCCCTGCGCACCGTGTTGCGTGACCACCGCGCCGTACTGCTGCCGGCGATGATCCTCACCTGCGTGCTCACCTCCGCCGTGGTGGTGTTGGTGGTCATCACCCCGACCATGATGCAGAAAACCTTCGGCATGAGCCCCAGCCACACCTTCGCCTTGAGTGCCTTGGGCATCGTGTTCCTCAATATCGGCTGTGTGCTGGCCGGCTTGCTGGTCGACCGCATCGGCGCCTGGCGCGCGGTGCTGGTCTACAGCCTGTTGCTGCCGGTGGGGATTGCGGTCCTGTACGCCAGCCTGATCAGCGGCGGCATCTGGCTGGGCGCGGCGTACGCCGTGGCGGGCTTGAGTTGCGGCGTGGTGGGCGCGGTGCCGTCGGTGATGGTCGGCTTGTTTCCGGCGCAGGTACGGGTGTCGGGGATCTCCTTTACCTACAACATTGCCTACGCGCTGTGGGCGAGTACCACGCCGTTGTTGCTGATTGCGCTGATGCCGACCAGCCCGTGGATTTGCGTGGGGTATTGCTTGGTGATGGGGGCGGTGGGGGTGGTGAGTGTGGCGCTGTTTGGTAAGCGCCACACGGTAGACGCTGTTACAAATGGCACCTAGGGCCATCAATTGACGGGGGTTGATGCCATTTCTATAGTCACTTCAACTTCTGGTTGGCATGTAGAACCCTATGACTCAGACCGCCTTTATCAACTTCGCCATCCTGTCCTGGTCTCGCCAGCGGGCGGGGTTGTCTGAGGCGCAAATTGCCAGAGGCCTTACAGTCAGCGTCGAAAAAGTGAAAGCGTGGGAGAAGGGTCAGAACCTTCCCACGTTCAACCAAGCGCAAAAATGGGCCCTTATCGCGCAAGTACCCTTTGGCTTCCTCTTTCTCAAGGCTCCGCCGCAGGAGCACCTTCCTCTTCCTGACCTGCGTACTGTGGGTGGCGTTTTTCCAGACAAACCCAGCTTGAACCTGCTGGACACAGTGCGAGACGTGCTGCGTAAACAAGATTGGTACTTGGAGTACCTACAGGATCAAGAACGCTCTGCGCTGCCCTTCGTGGGAAGTTTCCACAGCCGTTCGCCTATCAAGGAAGTGGTAACAGATATTCGTCGCGTACTCGGCGTGACGGATGACTTTGCTCGTATGACTTATGAAGACTATTTCAGGGCTTTGGTGAGTGGCGCTGAGGAGGCAGGCATTCTTGTCATGCGCAGCGGTGTTGCCTTGGGAAATACCCACCGCAAACTGGATGTCAGCGAATTTCGAGGATTTGCGATCAGCAACGCTCTAGCCCCCGTGGTTTTCATCAACAGTGCGGACGCACCCACGGCACGCCTTTTTACCTTGATGCATGAGCTGGCGCATATCTGGATTGGTAGCACGGGGGTATCTGATGGCAGCAGTCACAGCGCGCGTCAGGAAGAAGCTTTTTGCAATTCGGTAGCGGGGGA
The genomic region above belongs to Pseudomonas azotoformans and contains:
- a CDS encoding MFS transporter, producing MTATFPAQAQRFSRSDYKTLGLAALGGALEIYDFIIFVFFALTLSQLFFPPEMPEWLRLLQSFGIFVTGYLARPLGGILMAHFADHLGRKRVFSLSILMMALPCLLIGIMPTYAQIGYFAPLILLALRVLQGAAVGGEVPSAWTFVAEHAPPQHRGYALGFLQAGLTFGYLLGALTATLLAQVFTPAEILDYAWRFPFLLGGVFGVIGVWLRRWLSETPVFLEMQARRQAAAELPLRTVLRDHRAVLLPAMILTCVLTSAVVVLVVITPTMMQKTFGMSPSHTFALSALGIVFLNIGCVLAGLLVDRIGAWRAVLVYSLLLPVGIAVLYASLISGGIWLGAAYAVAGLSCGVVGAVPSVMVGLFPAQVRVSGISFTYNIAYALWASTTPLLLIALMPTSPWICVGYCLVMGAVGVVSVALFGKRHTVDAVTNGT
- a CDS encoding ImmA/IrrE family metallo-endopeptidase — translated: MTQTAFINFAILSWSRQRAGLSEAQIARGLTVSVEKVKAWEKGQNLPTFNQAQKWALIAQVPFGFLFLKAPPQEHLPLPDLRTVGGVFPDKPSLNLLDTVRDVLRKQDWYLEYLQDQERSALPFVGSFHSRSPIKEVVTDIRRVLGVTDDFARMTYEDYFRALVSGAEEAGILVMRSGVALGNTHRKLDVSEFRGFAISNALAPVVFINSADAPTARLFTLMHELAHIWIGSTGVSDGSSHSARQEEAFCNSVAGEFLAPELVFRAQWDSNVHWEQNLAPLAGRFRVSMLVIARRARDLGYISSDQYGAYYRRILQEYRDKGGNGGDYYRTAAIRNSTRLSKAVLAEAQSGRILLRDAGKLLGVQPAKLKTYGMKLSA